One window of Botrimarina mediterranea genomic DNA carries:
- a CDS encoding DUF2513 domain-containing protein: MKRDLDLCRQLLADIEGHGPDCAVTALRPGVTGEADETLRYHVRLLIDAGLVKEVDRPAGGVPCVRLTNAGHELLELAHSEARWREAKWVVAERTGTQSLTVIRSVLAQWAHEAAVYGESWRPRRGYRPQAPYRPAFHRVQPRYRFERDVEPHLADPRLAEPRYVEPRFTTTTARSPYSYLERFDWRDGAEREAFYRDNLYREPLSRDGFYRDAVYRAGDEFGADGVTLPTYVV; encoded by the coding sequence ATGAAACGCGATCTGGACCTCTGCCGGCAGTTGCTGGCCGATATTGAAGGCCACGGCCCCGACTGTGCAGTGACCGCCCTGCGGCCCGGCGTCACCGGCGAAGCGGACGAGACGCTCCGTTACCACGTGCGGCTATTGATCGATGCGGGCCTCGTTAAAGAAGTCGATCGTCCCGCGGGCGGCGTGCCGTGCGTGCGGCTCACCAACGCCGGCCACGAGCTGCTGGAGCTGGCCCACAGCGAGGCGCGTTGGCGCGAAGCGAAGTGGGTCGTCGCCGAACGCACCGGCACGCAGTCGCTGACGGTGATCCGCTCGGTGCTCGCGCAATGGGCCCACGAGGCGGCTGTCTACGGCGAGTCATGGCGCCCGCGCCGCGGCTATCGCCCGCAGGCGCCCTACCGCCCCGCCTTTCACCGTGTGCAGCCGCGTTACCGCTTCGAGCGCGACGTCGAGCCCCATCTCGCAGATCCCCGCCTGGCAGAGCCGCGTTACGTCGAGCCCCGCTTCACAACGACGACCGCCCGTTCGCCGTACAGCTACCTGGAGCGGTTCGACTGGCGTGACGGCGCCGAGCGCGAGGCTTTCTACCGCGACAACCTGTACCGCGAGCCGCTGAGCCGTGACGGCTTCTACCGCGATGCCGTTTATCGTGCGGGAGACGAGTTCGGCGCGGATGGCGTGACGCTGCCGACATACGTCGTTTGA
- a CDS encoding aminotransferase class IV: MAERQAYLNGQWIDDRALSIPVGDPGFAMGITITERLRTFGGRVWRQPEHVRRLRRSAEIVGIDVAVADEIDAAITEFLRRHEPQRAAATIDGVEDDWAVVAFATPGVGGEPTRCVHGFPLEFHHWAHQYDAGVSLWTSAHRQTPENCWPAELKCRSRMHYYLADQEARRREPGARALLLDQDGYVGEASTANVVIYNGGEGIVSPRMDKVLPGVSVAVLRELAEAEGVPFTERDLTPAEFRAADEAWLSSTSICLMPVVRCDGASIGAGKPGPMYARMLSAWDRTVGLDVAGQARGRATISR; encoded by the coding sequence ATGGCGGAACGACAGGCTTACCTCAACGGCCAGTGGATCGACGATCGCGCCTTGTCGATCCCCGTCGGTGATCCCGGCTTTGCGATGGGAATCACGATCACCGAGCGGCTGCGCACCTTCGGCGGTCGGGTGTGGCGCCAACCGGAGCACGTCCGTCGGCTGCGGCGTTCGGCGGAGATTGTTGGCATCGACGTTGCGGTCGCGGACGAAATCGACGCGGCGATCACCGAGTTCCTGCGCCGCCATGAGCCGCAGCGCGCCGCGGCGACGATCGATGGCGTCGAAGACGATTGGGCGGTCGTCGCCTTCGCAACGCCGGGCGTTGGGGGCGAGCCGACGCGTTGCGTCCATGGTTTCCCGCTGGAGTTCCATCACTGGGCCCACCAGTACGACGCGGGGGTCAGCCTGTGGACGAGCGCCCATCGGCAGACACCCGAGAACTGCTGGCCCGCCGAGTTGAAGTGCCGCAGCCGGATGCACTACTACCTCGCCGACCAAGAAGCCCGCCGCCGCGAGCCGGGAGCGCGGGCGCTGCTGCTCGATCAAGACGGCTACGTCGGCGAAGCGTCCACGGCGAACGTGGTCATCTACAACGGGGGCGAAGGGATCGTCTCGCCACGGATGGACAAGGTCCTGCCGGGCGTGAGCGTCGCGGTGCTGCGTGAGTTGGCCGAAGCCGAGGGCGTGCCGTTCACGGAACGCGACCTGACGCCAGCAGAGTTCCGCGCGGCGGACGAGGCTTGGCTGTCGAGCACGTCGATCTGCTTGATGCCGGTCGTGCGTTGCGACGGCGCCTCGATCGGCGCAGGCAAGCCGGGGCCGATGTATGCGCGGATGCTTTCGGCTTGGGACCGGACGGTGGGGCTCGATGTGGCAGGGCAGGCGCGCGGGCGAGCGACGATATCTCGGTAG
- a CDS encoding alpha-2-macroglobulin family protein: MMTRPFWLMIGELLLGALLVGGVLLACVGSTYAEEASRRAVEDAMKAGHWDEALQLAQLRLDSGEGQRADLQAAAVCLQRLNRAVELDDLVEKTVARYEKSASMLLGAMEAYANAPHFGVEVAGEFRRGPQRDGGAMLSVEEADRVRVLRLGERALAVVGDDDALAYDILHAMQSQLMASRMGRFAWRLQLLTDLDADLPDPTDRWNGNVSQSDPPVTADGDMPLLYEVPDDWQAAKNDGERMRWLLAESARRRPDKAAEMELAYADFLHDQFGVQSLAQQGWFRPAEESDGPLPETSALAVETLGDEETIARLATGVRRFTLPEGHRFIEVYRKHNRHTTLADIYLNRNQRPKAAEATRAAIKAESNRDLRDGIQQRLDQLIDPWVRFEPTVTHAAGDKTTLRVTHRNAAKVQLLARRIDVAQLLTDVKALLGKPPIDNPWRSLQVENLGWRLVQEDQKKYLGEEAASWTADIPTPADHRDGEAPIDAPLTEPGAYLVTATPIASDGSSGAPSMVVVWVADTTLVRKTTAGGALYQVLDARDGQPIAEASIDLFGYRQVQEPQEQGQPFRKPRIETTEVTQKTDANGLATFDVAPPEGEQGYEWLAVATTADGRMAYLGFAGVWRSYVDADPPEHARTFFVTDRPVYRPGDAVQFKAWIGKPDYLAAAAEGEAADPSPFAHKEFQVDLFDARGEKIETQRLTADAFGGVVGQHLTTDASSLGVYRIEVAGFGSGNFRVEEYRKPEFEVIVDAPEEPTKLGDEFEAVICADYYAGTPVRGGTVKYKVVRTKRTEHWLPPMPWDWLYGPGYGWLGQDATWRSDWSRWGCFGPAPPWLPRVTGPPEVVAEGEATLDAEGVFRLPIETKLAAERYPNSDHEYQITAEVTDAGRRTIVGAGEVLAARKPVNVTVWLGGGYYNVGDTVEANVSVRRPDGKPIAGEGELRLMKIAPPVDQPQGEDGEPTELVDPNETLVQSWRLETTDEGRAEMRLKASEPGQYRLVYRSDAITRPDEPAVEGGVVFTIRGPGFDGAAFRFGDLELVPDKSDYQPGETLRLMVNTDRLGSVVTLFVRPVGGVYAAPQVLVLDGKSTVVEVPIERADMPNFYVEAHTVSSGELHTVTRNIAVPPESRVIHVEAAPSATTYLPGEEGTLRVKLTVENDKPVTGAATIAVYDRSVEAIAGGPSGGDIRAAFWDWTRQHWPGTTHNLSRSESPVTPNDVPTMQDLGVFGGVVPRRRGGMLGRGGFGGGGLAWQERYEEGVVVGAPMAMAAETADAAGGEFGSAKMQRSASSTTDSDAAPVAVRQNFADTAVWIGSVSADAEGFAIVPMPLPESLTSWKIRVWAVGDGLRVGQGDAQVVTRKDLMVRLRAPRFLVERDEATLSALVQNESPEELTVRVKLEEEGGVLTIPSVNEQTVTIAAGAEKLVDWRVTAAAAGDATLRVIATSDGTLSDAMQVTLPVLIHGAEIVESFSGVIGPKERLATFQLVVPQERRPESTRLEVRFAPTLVGAMLDTLPYLIEYPHGCTEQTLNRFLPAVIVRQTVKDLGVDLATLKPAEPVDGPTERPDPVFDPAELDKIVRAGVQRLTEMQLSDGGWGWFSGLGEHSSPHTTAVVARGLGIAKRSGVSVSDDVLNRGLDWLERYRAMELEALANVDEDGKPINDQRRHKLAADNLDALVELVLGEAGRPNDAMLGRLFDDRLKLAPYNLATLGLALHLVAEGGDDAAKPQAAERRDVVIRNLRQFVQEDEENQTAYLNLPDGYWWRWYGSEYEAHAYFLKLLAATEPKGELAPKLVKYLLANRRHATRWNSTRDTALVVEAMADYVRQSGEAAVDGTVEVWLDGKKRDLREFTAKDALRFDGRFVLAGEELDAGRHTLEVRKSGEGRLYVGAALTNFSLEDDLRAAGLEVRVKRRVQKLVPIEATAADVDARGGVLTPTVEEFRRVDVPNLGAVKTGELVEVELTITSKNDYEYLVIEDAKPAGFEPVESQSGYNGNALGAYVEFRDETVRFYARTLARGERTVRYRLRAETPGKFAALPAQISAMYAPELRGNSDEIRVVVEDSER, translated from the coding sequence ATGATGACGCGACCTTTTTGGTTAATGATCGGCGAACTGCTACTCGGTGCGCTGCTAGTCGGCGGCGTGCTGCTCGCTTGTGTGGGAAGTACTTACGCCGAGGAGGCGTCGCGCCGGGCCGTGGAGGACGCGATGAAGGCGGGCCACTGGGACGAGGCGCTACAGTTGGCGCAGCTGCGGCTCGATTCGGGGGAGGGCCAGCGCGCCGATCTCCAGGCGGCCGCCGTCTGCCTGCAGCGGCTCAACCGGGCCGTGGAGCTGGACGACCTCGTCGAGAAGACGGTCGCCCGCTACGAGAAGTCGGCGTCGATGCTGCTCGGCGCGATGGAAGCGTACGCCAACGCCCCGCACTTTGGCGTCGAGGTCGCCGGCGAGTTCCGGCGCGGCCCGCAGCGTGACGGCGGGGCGATGCTGTCGGTTGAAGAAGCCGACCGGGTTCGGGTGCTGCGGCTGGGTGAGCGGGCGCTGGCGGTGGTCGGCGACGACGATGCGTTGGCGTACGACATCCTGCATGCGATGCAATCGCAGTTGATGGCGAGCCGCATGGGCCGCTTCGCGTGGCGGTTGCAACTGCTGACGGACCTCGACGCCGACCTGCCGGACCCGACCGACCGCTGGAACGGCAACGTCTCGCAGAGCGACCCGCCGGTCACCGCCGATGGCGACATGCCGCTGCTCTACGAGGTCCCCGACGATTGGCAGGCCGCGAAGAACGACGGCGAGCGGATGCGTTGGCTGCTGGCGGAGTCGGCCCGTCGTCGGCCCGACAAGGCGGCAGAAATGGAGCTGGCCTACGCCGACTTCTTGCACGACCAGTTCGGCGTGCAGTCGCTCGCCCAGCAGGGCTGGTTCCGCCCGGCGGAGGAGAGCGACGGCCCGCTGCCAGAGACCTCGGCTCTGGCGGTCGAAACCCTCGGCGATGAGGAGACCATCGCGCGGCTCGCCACCGGCGTGCGGCGGTTCACGCTCCCCGAGGGGCATCGCTTCATCGAGGTCTATCGCAAGCACAACCGGCACACGACGCTCGCCGACATCTACCTCAACCGCAATCAGCGTCCCAAGGCGGCCGAGGCGACGCGAGCCGCGATCAAAGCCGAATCGAATCGCGACCTGCGCGATGGCATCCAGCAGCGGCTCGACCAACTTATCGACCCGTGGGTTCGCTTCGAGCCGACCGTTACTCACGCGGCGGGCGACAAGACGACGCTCCGTGTGACGCATCGCAACGCCGCCAAGGTGCAGTTGCTCGCGCGGCGGATCGACGTGGCGCAGTTGCTCACCGATGTGAAGGCGCTGCTCGGCAAGCCGCCGATCGACAACCCGTGGCGGTCGCTGCAAGTCGAGAACCTCGGTTGGCGGCTCGTCCAAGAGGACCAGAAGAAGTACCTCGGCGAAGAAGCGGCGTCGTGGACTGCCGACATCCCGACCCCCGCCGACCACCGCGACGGCGAAGCGCCGATCGACGCGCCGCTGACCGAGCCGGGCGCGTACCTCGTCACCGCGACACCGATCGCGTCGGATGGTTCGAGCGGCGCGCCATCGATGGTCGTCGTCTGGGTCGCCGACACGACGCTCGTGCGGAAGACGACCGCCGGCGGCGCGCTGTACCAAGTGCTCGACGCCCGCGACGGCCAGCCGATCGCCGAGGCCTCGATCGACCTGTTCGGTTACCGCCAGGTTCAGGAGCCGCAGGAGCAGGGCCAGCCCTTCCGCAAACCGCGGATCGAGACCACCGAGGTTACGCAGAAGACCGACGCTAACGGGCTCGCGACGTTCGACGTCGCGCCGCCGGAGGGCGAGCAGGGTTACGAATGGCTGGCCGTCGCGACCACGGCCGACGGCCGCATGGCGTATCTGGGATTTGCCGGCGTGTGGCGGAGCTACGTGGACGCCGACCCGCCGGAGCACGCGCGGACGTTCTTCGTGACCGACCGTCCCGTCTATCGCCCGGGCGACGCGGTGCAGTTCAAGGCGTGGATCGGCAAGCCCGACTACCTCGCCGCCGCCGCGGAGGGGGAAGCGGCCGATCCCTCGCCCTTCGCCCACAAGGAGTTCCAGGTCGATCTCTTCGACGCCCGTGGCGAGAAGATCGAGACGCAACGCCTGACGGCCGACGCCTTCGGCGGCGTCGTCGGACAACACCTGACGACCGACGCGTCGTCGCTCGGCGTGTACCGCATCGAGGTCGCCGGCTTCGGCAGCGGAAACTTCCGGGTCGAGGAGTACCGCAAGCCCGAGTTCGAAGTCATCGTTGACGCGCCCGAGGAGCCGACGAAGCTCGGCGACGAGTTCGAGGCCGTCATCTGCGCCGACTACTACGCCGGCACGCCGGTGCGTGGCGGCACGGTGAAGTACAAGGTGGTGCGCACCAAGCGGACCGAGCACTGGCTGCCGCCGATGCCGTGGGACTGGCTGTACGGCCCCGGATACGGCTGGCTCGGCCAGGACGCGACGTGGCGGAGCGACTGGTCGCGGTGGGGCTGCTTCGGCCCCGCGCCGCCGTGGCTGCCGCGCGTGACGGGGCCGCCCGAAGTGGTCGCCGAAGGCGAGGCGACGCTCGACGCGGAGGGCGTCTTCCGGCTGCCGATCGAGACAAAGCTTGCCGCCGAGCGTTACCCCAACAGCGACCACGAGTACCAGATCACCGCGGAGGTGACCGACGCGGGCCGTCGCACGATCGTCGGCGCCGGCGAGGTGCTCGCCGCGCGGAAGCCCGTGAACGTCACGGTGTGGCTGGGCGGCGGTTACTACAACGTTGGCGACACGGTCGAGGCGAACGTCTCGGTCCGCCGGCCCGACGGCAAGCCGATCGCCGGCGAAGGCGAGCTGCGGCTGATGAAGATCGCCCCGCCGGTGGACCAGCCGCAGGGCGAAGACGGCGAGCCGACGGAGCTGGTCGATCCGAACGAAACGCTCGTGCAGTCGTGGCGGTTGGAGACGACCGACGAGGGCCGGGCCGAGATGCGTCTCAAGGCGTCCGAGCCGGGGCAGTACCGCCTCGTCTATCGCAGCGACGCGATCACCCGTCCCGATGAGCCGGCGGTCGAAGGGGGCGTCGTGTTCACGATCCGCGGCCCGGGCTTCGACGGCGCCGCGTTCCGCTTCGGCGACCTGGAGCTCGTGCCCGACAAGTCGGACTACCAGCCCGGCGAGACGCTGCGGCTGATGGTGAACACGGACCGGCTCGGCTCGGTAGTGACGCTGTTCGTGCGACCGGTGGGCGGCGTTTATGCGGCGCCGCAGGTGCTCGTGCTCGACGGCAAGAGCACCGTCGTTGAAGTCCCGATCGAGCGCGCCGACATGCCGAACTTCTACGTCGAGGCGCACACGGTCTCCAGCGGCGAGTTGCACACCGTGACGCGGAACATCGCCGTGCCGCCGGAGTCGCGGGTGATCCACGTCGAGGCGGCGCCGTCGGCGACGACGTACCTGCCCGGCGAAGAGGGGACGCTGCGCGTCAAGCTCACGGTTGAAAACGACAAGCCCGTCACCGGCGCGGCGACGATCGCGGTGTACGACCGCAGCGTCGAGGCGATCGCCGGCGGCCCGTCGGGCGGCGACATCCGCGCGGCGTTCTGGGACTGGACCCGCCAGCACTGGCCGGGGACGACGCACAACCTGTCGCGCAGCGAGAGCCCCGTGACGCCCAACGACGTGCCGACGATGCAGGACCTGGGCGTCTTCGGCGGCGTTGTGCCGCGGCGTCGGGGAGGAATGCTTGGCCGCGGCGGCTTCGGCGGGGGCGGGTTAGCGTGGCAGGAACGGTACGAGGAGGGGGTCGTCGTTGGCGCTCCGATGGCGATGGCCGCTGAAACCGCCGACGCCGCCGGAGGAGAGTTCGGTAGCGCCAAGATGCAGCGATCGGCGTCATCGACGACCGACAGCGACGCGGCGCCGGTTGCGGTGCGTCAGAACTTCGCCGACACGGCCGTGTGGATCGGCTCCGTAAGCGCTGACGCCGAGGGCTTCGCCATTGTGCCAATGCCGCTCCCCGAGAGCCTCACGTCGTGGAAGATCCGCGTCTGGGCCGTCGGTGACGGGCTACGCGTCGGGCAAGGGGACGCGCAGGTTGTCACGCGCAAGGACCTGATGGTCCGCCTCCGCGCGCCGCGGTTCTTGGTGGAGCGCGACGAGGCGACCCTCTCGGCCCTCGTTCAGAACGAGTCGCCCGAGGAGTTGACGGTGCGTGTGAAGCTTGAAGAAGAGGGGGGCGTGCTGACGATCCCCTCGGTCAATGAGCAGACCGTCACGATCGCCGCCGGCGCCGAGAAGCTCGTCGATTGGCGCGTCACTGCCGCGGCGGCGGGCGACGCGACGCTCCGCGTCATCGCCACTTCGGACGGCACGCTCTCCGACGCGATGCAGGTGACGCTGCCGGTGCTCATTCACGGCGCCGAGATCGTCGAGTCGTTCAGCGGCGTGATCGGCCCGAAGGAACGCCTTGCGACGTTCCAACTCGTTGTGCCACAAGAGCGCCGGCCCGAATCGACGCGGCTCGAGGTGCGTTTCGCCCCGACGCTCGTCGGCGCAATGCTCGACACGCTCCCTTACCTGATCGAGTACCCGCACGGCTGCACCGAGCAGACGCTCAACCGTTTCCTCCCCGCGGTAATCGTCAGGCAAACGGTGAAAGACCTCGGCGTCGATCTGGCGACGCTCAAGCCGGCCGAGCCCGTCGATGGCCCGACGGAGCGGCCCGATCCGGTCTTCGATCCGGCGGAGCTCGACAAGATCGTCCGCGCCGGCGTGCAGCGACTCACCGAGATGCAGCTCAGCGACGGCGGTTGGGGCTGGTTCAGCGGCCTCGGCGAGCACAGCTCGCCACACACGACGGCGGTCGTCGCGCGGGGCCTGGGGATCGCGAAGCGGAGCGGCGTCAGCGTTTCAGACGACGTCCTCAACCGCGGCCTCGACTGGCTCGAACGCTACCGTGCGATGGAGCTCGAGGCGCTGGCGAACGTCGACGAGGACGGCAAGCCGATCAACGACCAGCGGCGCCACAAGCTCGCGGCCGACAACCTCGACGCGTTGGTGGAGCTGGTGCTCGGCGAAGCGGGCCGGCCGAACGACGCGATGCTCGGGCGGCTGTTCGACGATCGGTTGAAGTTGGCGCCGTACAACCTGGCGACGCTCGGCCTCGCGTTGCATCTCGTCGCGGAAGGGGGTGACGACGCCGCTAAGCCGCAAGCGGCAGAGCGGCGCGATGTCGTGATCCGCAACCTGCGGCAGTTTGTGCAGGAGGACGAGGAGAATCAGACCGCGTACCTGAACCTGCCGGACGGTTACTGGTGGCGTTGGTACGGCAGTGAGTACGAGGCCCACGCCTACTTCCTCAAGCTGCTGGCGGCCACCGAGCCGAAGGGCGAGCTGGCGCCGAAGCTCGTGAAGTACCTGCTCGCCAACCGACGGCACGCCACGCGTTGGAACAGCACGCGCGATACGGCGCTGGTCGTCGAAGCGATGGCCGACTACGTCCGCCAGAGCGGCGAGGCGGCGGTCGATGGAACGGTCGAGGTCTGGCTCGACGGTAAGAAGCGCGACCTCCGTGAATTCACCGCCAAGGACGCGCTGCGTTTCGACGGGCGGTTCGTGCTGGCGGGCGAAGAACTCGACGCCGGGCGGCACACGCTCGAAGTCCGTAAGTCGGGCGAGGGCCGGCTGTACGTCGGCGCCGCGCTGACGAACTTCAGCCTCGAGGACGACCTCCGCGCCGCCGGCCTCGAGGTGCGGGTGAAACGGCGGGTTCAGAAGCTCGTACCGATCGAGGCGACCGCCGCCGACGTGGACGCCCGTGGCGGCGTGCTCACGCCGACGGTCGAGGAGTTCCGCCGCGTCGACGTGCCGAACCTCGGCGCCGTGAAGACGGGCGAGTTGGTGGAGGTCGAGCTGACGATCACCAGCAAGAACGACTACGAGTACCTCGTGATCGAAGACGCCAAGCCGGCGGGCTTCGAGCCGGTCGAGTCGCAGAGCGGCTACAACGGCAACGCCCTGGGCGCGTACGTGGAGTTCCGCGACGAGACGGTGCGGTTCTACGCCCGGACCCTCGCCCGCGGCGAGCGGACCGTGCGTTACCGCCTGCGGGCCGAGACGCCCGGCAAGTTCGCGGCGCTGCCGGCGCAAATCTCGGCGATGTACGCGCCGGAGCTGCGTGGGAATAGCGACGAGATCCGTGTGGTGGTGGAGGACAGCGAACGCTAG